A genomic segment from Fusarium fujikuroi IMI 58289 draft genome, chromosome FFUJ_chr04 encodes:
- a CDS encoding dnaJ-like protein has translation MGAQQSSETSNAGGPAPVAKTCYYELLSVERSATDDEIKRAYRRKALELHPDRNINDVETATRRFAEVQTAYEILSDPQERAWYDSHRDAILSGRDGDDDGQSTTFRNVRLTSAEEIMGLIRKFNAAVPFDDEPTGFYGICRETFEHLAMEEEAAADHDDLNVRNYTTFGSSDDDYEDVVKPFYTAWTGFTTVKSFAWKDKYRLSDAPDRRVRRLMEKENKKMREDAIREFNDAVNFLVGFVRKRDPRYLPNSQTQDERQASLRNAAAAQAARSRAANQERMASFEVPEWAQARSDDNGAEGGFSESEEESEVEILECVICDKSFKSEKQLEAHEKSKKHIKAVQQMRRQMKREGAELELDGVSSPYETNANKQTDAAAQKDDVKEESLGSTQGGIVSPSPAESSLAATPAESADASDDTDYAPRDIVEERIASASKLKTTSDVTNEDDELSVSVQDLSVGEPAQGKKVGKAKAKRAKKAAAAQSQKEEPQCGVCGETFASRTRLFVHIREEGHAELKSVTGGGKKKKR, from the exons ATGGGAGCCCAACAATCCTCAGAAACCTCCAATGCTGGTGGCCCAGCTCCCGTCGCAAAAACCTGTTACTACGAACTGCTCAGTGTTGAGCGTTCTGCTACAGACGACGA GATCAAGCGAGCTTACCGCAGAAAAGCACTCGAGCTTCATCCTGATCGCAACATCAATGATGTTGAAACCGCCACACGCCGCTTTGCCGAAGTTCAAACTGCTTACGAGATCCTGTCTGACCCCCAAGAGAGAGCTTGGTACGATTCGCACCGCGATGCCATCCTCAGTGGAAGAgacggcgacgatgatggacaATCTACTACGTTCCGCAATGTGCGACTCACATCCGCTGAGGAGATCATGGGCCTGATCCGCAAGTTCAACGCTGCGGTACCCTTCGATGACGAACCAACAGGTTTTTATGGAATCTGCAGGGAAACCTTTGAACACTTGgccatggaagaggaagctgctgctgaccACGACGACCTCAATGTCCGGAATTACACAACTTTTGGATCCTCTGACGATGACTATGAGGATGTTGTGAAACCATTTTACACCGCATGGACTGGCTTCACAACCGTCAAGTCGTTCGCGTGGAAGGATAAATATCGACTTTCCGATGCCCCCGACCGTCGTGTCCGCCGTTTGAtggaaaaggaaaataagAAGATGCGGGAGGACGCCATTCGCGAGTTCAATGATGCTGTCAACTTCCTCGTCGGCTTCGTGCGCAAACGAGACCCCAGATACCTACCCAATTCGCAGACCCAAGACGAGCGCCAGGCTTCCCTGCGAAATGCTGCTGCGGCCCAGGCCGCTCGGTCGCGTGCTGCGAACCAGGAACGCATGGCATCATTCGAGGTTCCCGAATGGGCCCAGGCTCGATCCGACGACAATGGAGCAGAAGGGGGGTTTTCAGAATCTGAAGAGGAATCAGAGGTTGAGATTCTGGAGTGTGTCATATGCGACAAGTCGTTCAAAAGCgagaagcagcttgaagcACACGAGAAGAGTAAGAAGCACATCAAGGCTGTTCAACAAATGCGTCGACAGATGAAGCGCGAAGGTGCTGAGCTGGAGCTCGATGGGGTATCATCACCATATGAGACAAATGCGAACAAGCAAACAGATGCTGCAGCGCAGAAAGATGATGTGAAAGAGGAGTCGCTTGGATCGACTCAAGGTGGAATTGTATCACCTTCTCCAGCGGAATCGTCCCTTGCCGCGACACCTGCCGAGTCTGCAGACGCGTCAGACGACACCGACTACGCGCCCAGGGACATTGTCGAGGAGAGAATAGCTTCAGCCAGCAAACTCAAAACTACTAGCGATGTTACTAATGAAGACGACGAACTATCAGTATCAGTGCAGGATCTGTCGGTTGGTGAGCCTGCGCAGGGCAAGAAGGTcggcaaggccaaggccaagcgcGCCAAGAAAGCTGCGGCTGCACAGTCgcagaaagaagaa CCACAGTGCGGAGTTTGTGGGGAGACTTTCGCTTCTAGAACCAGGCTGTTCGTCCATATTCGAGAGGAAGGACATGCAGAGCTGAAATCAGTGACTGGTggcggcaagaagaagaaaaggtgA